The Babylonia areolata isolate BAREFJ2019XMU chromosome 2, ASM4173473v1, whole genome shotgun sequence genome segment TGgtccaataacaataataatgataagaagaaaaagaaaaaaaggataataataattgttatttgtCAAAGTAGTAGGACTATTATAAATTATTTCTCAATCGCGTCAAGGCAGTCTCAGTACACCAATTACATATAATTCTGCAAGTTGTGCGACCATATGTTTCTTATTACTACATTCGCGGAAGAAGCGATTAttggtgtcagagagagagaggaaaaacctAGACCTGCAGTGTACCAGGTTTGGAAAACACGATAATAAATTTCCAACATGATTTATAGAATGCAAATTTGTTTATGTCTTTTCGTACGTAAATGCGGGTGGAGTGCTTGTGTAGGTGTGAGTTGTCttgggaggaaggggagatgaaaaaaaaaaaaaaaaaaaagtacacagacGAAGCAaaccagttttgttgtttgttttatttttcaattcAAGAAATCAAGAAATTACGACGATCACATGCGCGCACAATTGCGTGGGCACACTCACACGTACGCTCACGTATCactactgtcatcaccatcaaacaACATAAAACCAATTAAATTTTAGGAAGTTATACGATCGTAGGCACCATGGGCATtagcaaaaacagaaaaacaacaaccaaaaaacaaaaacaaacaactgaaaacacacacacaaacacaaaaacacaaacatacacttcaTTATATTCTTCATCTCGACCTCAGATtacaacatcatcaaacatataTAAACAGAATCTTTCCGTTCTGTGAGAAATCAAACTCCCTTCTCTGGGGTTTGTTTGTCTTACActatcaaaaaataaaaaacaacagcaaatattTTGATGAATATGATAGCTCCCGTCTACTGCAAGACTGAACTGAAGCGGATTCAGTCGTTGTTGGTAGTGTGGTGGACAGAAGATGCGCACAATGTGGAATGCTGAGCGAACAGAAACGTAACCAGAAACAATATACAGAAGGGGGGGACAGAAAATGAATACACCAAAAGATCCCCAAGGACGGAAGATGAATTTGAGTATGCTACATCTGACGATTGACAAAGTAAGTAACCAATCAGCATAGTTATAaatggtctctctctttctctctctctctctctctttttggaggggtatgggggcggggtgggtggtagGCAGTGAGTGGGGaggtaggttggggtgggggtgggggctgggaaaGTGGCGAGGGGCGTGAGATTAGACTGATCCAGACCACAGAAAATGTTGGAATTAGGATACGGTGAAACTGTAGTAtaatttatacatgtatacagtcTTAAATGCTTCCTCAGTTTAACTTAGTATTAGATATTTGAAAGCTGACCATACTTAGTcaattaatgaaaagaaaaaaagagaaaaagatgaagcaaaaaaaacaaaaaaaaccaaacaaacaaaaaaaaaagctattctgATATATCGAATATCATTCTGGTCTACAATTATATCCGGACAACATTTCCAAAAAAATATACTTTCATGTctgcatatgagtgtgtgcgtgagtgtgtgaataaAAGTATGACCTCGTACGAAATGAGATTGTCCTACATGTTTCGTtacgagttgtttttttttttttttttttttctcattccccGAGCGTACAACACTTGGTAAAACTTCAGTTCTCTCAGTCACTCGTAAGATGTCGAAGGTGctgtcacaaaaaaaagaaaaaaaaagaaaaagattttgttgttgtagccTGTCTTTTCTTTGGATCGATTGTTCATTGTGCGATCTACAAATGCTGACGTTTCTGCATGGAGATAAGCCAGGCAGCGGCGAGTGCAGTcagaagagagacaagagaacaTTGTGTCCCTGATGTGGCCCCGTTCCGCAGTTTGGTAGAGTCCTCAGACAATCCGTTTCGTTTTCTGTCATTCGGACGGGAAACTGTTTCTATTTTCCTGGCCGTGACGCCATCAGCGACGGACGTGACGTCAGGAACACGAGAAACAATGACGGTCGTTGAGTTGGAATCTGTGCCACGGGAAGAAGTGGAAGAGACTGGCGTTTTTGTTGCTGGGGTATTTTCTGCCGTGGCTCCTCCGCTGGGTGAAGGTCGCGGAGTTGCCGTGTACGTAGTTGTTTTGGTGTAGGGTGTTTCTGAAACATCTGAGGTGCGGTGTGTCTGGGTCACAGAGAACGACGTGGTAGCACTGGGACGGGTCTGAAAGCCCGCATCAGTCTTACCAGTCACCCGGCCAGGCGTTGCAGGGTCAGTTTCGGGCGTGACAGTGGGCGGAGGAGTCGAGGGCTGATTGAGGCAGAGCTCAGTGACGTTCACTTCTGACAGCTTGAAAACCTCCCCCGTGTCTGGCATGGTGCAGGTCTGTGACTGGAGGAACACTGACATCTGTGGGCGGTGAAAGGCATGTACACTGCTGCACTGACACAAAATGGTGTTGGAGAAGACGTTTATTTCCCTGCTAGCCTCCGTAAGAGGGATCACAGCACTGGCTTGAAAGGCAGTGAAGTTGTTCTGGAATATGTCCACTTTCCCAATGTTCCTCACGTTCTGAAAGGCTCCCGAGGCCAAGGTAGTGACGTTGTTCCGAGAGAAGGTGAAAGCGCCAATGTCCGACAAGTCCTCAAAGGCTCTGTGACCCACCTCCTCAATGCTGCTGGAACTGATGCTCAGCTTCCCCACGTTACGGAGCGAAGAGAACGCCCCGGGTCTGATGGTTCTGATCTGGGAGTCGATGATAGAAACCTCGGACACGTTTTCCATCCCTCTGAAGGCACCTGAATCTATGTTTCCCACCTGACTTTCCACGATAGCAAGTCGATTCAGCGCATTCAGCCCAGAAAACGTTCCGTCAGCGATCTCTTCCACCTTGGAGTCCTGGATTTCCAAATGAGACAGGTGGGGAAAGCGTTCGCCAAGCAGCTGAGGCAAACTGCGGACGGTCCCGCTCCTGAGGATTAGGGTCTGAATGTTGTTGGGAAGGGCGAGGAGTGTTTCTTCATTAAAGTCATCGCAGGAGACGAAGTCATCGAAGCAGCTGCAATTGAAAGGGCAGTGTTGTTCACTGCGGGCCACCCCACACAGCGCACACAGGAGGCACAGCACCAGTACCAGGGACAGTCGGGTGGAGAGCACAGTCTGATGGGCTTCCATAGCAGTAtaaaagctgtaaaaaaaaataataaaataaaaataaaaataaaaatgagatTCCAGATTTcggatggtttaatgttcataagtcattaCACTcataacattgtcaacaataacagacagtattcaagTACGTTACCATTTTGCTTGGATTCAGAATAATTATTGTaaaaacagtggagtgatggcctagaggtaacgcgtccgcctaggaagcgagagaatctgagcgcgctggttagaatcacggctcagccgccgatattttctccccctccactataccttgagtggtggtctggacgctagtcattcggatgataaaccgaggtcccgtgtgcagcatgcacttagcgcacgtaaaagaacccacggcaacaaaagggttgtttctggcaaaatctgtagaaaaatccactgcgataggaaaaacaaataaaactgcacgcaggaaaaaatacaaaaaaaaatgggtggcgctgtagtgtagcgacgcgctctccctggggagagcagcccgaatttcacgcagagaaatctgttgtgataaaaagaaatacaaatacaacccaATAGTTTTTAAGCTGACAGaataaatatgagagagagatggtggtggtggtggagagagacggaaacaacCTATTCATCGTATCCTTTCCGAAAAAAGCAATCTTACAAACTTTAA includes the following:
- the LOC143279439 gene encoding uncharacterized protein LOC143279439 — translated: MPVYDTYKKNIIYLCLLVIVRTDVAKELDDERQPSLFSVSSFYTAMEAHQTVLSTRLSLVLVLCLLCALCGVARSEQHCPFNCSCFDDFVSCDDFNEETLLALPNNIQTLILRSGTVRSLPQLLGERFPHLSHLEIQDSKVEEIADGTFSGLNALNRLAIVESQVGNIDSGAFRGMENVSEVSIIDSQIRTIRPGAFSSLRNVGKLSISSSSIEEVGHRAFEDLSDIGAFTFSRNNVTTLASGAFQNVRNIGKVDIFQNNFTAFQASAVIPLTEASREINVFSNTILCQCSSVHAFHRPQMSVFLQSQTCTMPDTGEVFKLSEVNVTELCLNQPSTPPPTVTPETDPATPGRVTGKTDAGFQTRPSATTSFSVTQTHRTSDVSETPYTKTTTYTATPRPSPSGGATAENTPATKTPVSSTSSRGTDSNSTTVIVSRVPDVTSVADGVTARKIETVSRPNDRKRNGLSEDSTKLRNGATSGTQCSLVSLLTALAAAWLISMQKRQHL